A genomic segment from Ruficoccus amylovorans encodes:
- a CDS encoding radical SAM protein produces MMMKPEDCYVAVGADVLTEAFVAADKVPNHSRSMQGARMLDKPFAEWAPRLFAERSCKPLALYVHVPFCRHRCLFCPFYQNRSNDTFSAWYADLLMRHLELVEDALGKGSACRPVDAVFFGGGTPSDLNAPDLARVLRRLKSLFAISDETEVTIEGRIRDFTPDKVKAWRDAGANRFSLGIQSTDEALRRRLGRLAGREEMLKVLGSLADSGAVLIVDLIFGLPGQTPELLREDLRFLAEETRIDGLDLYELIQFPNSPLTKAVESGRLGAPLGRAERARMFGAAHEALAGYGFEHFTPQHWRRGSRERSVYNRLAKSNADILPIGSSAGGNLSRVSMMMERNIDTYAEKINEGIIPARCLAPTAPMSDEERFKTRLAEAAERCELPPLSRWPQQAHAWAAPLLENWMEVGLIKSPVDQDGAFALTVAGAYWIKIIQRMLMACLTPMHAESSNGYPGGHRGGAHGHPGGGHPQGNRPAGSGAGVGQHSSHAGTRG; encoded by the coding sequence ATGATGATGAAACCGGAAGACTGCTACGTGGCCGTGGGAGCGGACGTACTGACAGAAGCCTTTGTCGCCGCGGACAAGGTGCCGAACCACAGCCGCTCGATGCAGGGGGCGCGGATGCTGGACAAGCCCTTCGCCGAGTGGGCGCCGAGGCTGTTCGCGGAGAGGAGCTGCAAGCCACTGGCCCTTTACGTGCATGTGCCCTTTTGCCGCCACCGTTGCCTGTTCTGCCCCTTTTACCAGAATCGCAGTAACGACACCTTCAGCGCCTGGTACGCGGACCTGCTCATGCGGCATCTCGAACTGGTCGAGGACGCGCTGGGCAAGGGCTCGGCTTGCCGTCCGGTGGATGCCGTGTTCTTCGGAGGCGGAACACCGAGCGACCTCAACGCGCCCGACCTGGCCCGCGTCCTGCGCCGCCTGAAGTCCCTTTTCGCCATTTCGGACGAGACCGAGGTCACCATCGAGGGGCGCATCCGCGACTTCACCCCGGACAAGGTCAAAGCCTGGCGTGACGCCGGGGCCAATCGCTTCTCGCTCGGGATTCAGAGCACGGACGAGGCCCTGCGCCGCCGTCTCGGGCGTTTGGCCGGGCGCGAGGAAATGCTAAAAGTCCTCGGCTCGCTGGCGGACTCGGGGGCCGTGCTGATCGTCGACCTGATCTTCGGCCTGCCGGGGCAGACGCCGGAGCTGTTGCGGGAGGACTTGCGCTTTTTGGCCGAGGAGACCCGCATCGACGGCCTCGACCTGTACGAGTTGATCCAGTTTCCCAACAGCCCGCTGACCAAGGCCGTGGAGTCGGGGCGGCTGGGGGCTCCGCTCGGGCGCGCCGAGCGGGCGCGGATGTTTGGCGCGGCCCACGAGGCGCTGGCCGGGTACGGTTTCGAACATTTTACGCCGCAGCACTGGCGGCGGGGTTCGCGCGAGCGTTCGGTTTACAATCGGCTGGCCAAGAGCAACGCCGACATCCTGCCCATCGGCTCCTCTGCCGGAGGCAACCTCAGCCGCGTCTCCATGATGATGGAGCGCAACATCGATACCTACGCCGAGAAAATCAACGAGGGCATCATCCCCGCGCGCTGCCTGGCTCCGACCGCTCCGATGAGCGATGAGGAGCGCTTCAAGACCCGTCTGGCCGAAGCCGCCGAACGCTGCGAACTGCCTCCGCTTTCGCGCTGGCCGCAGCAAGCCCATGCCTGGGCGGCCCCGCTCCTTGAGAACTGGATGGAAGTCGGGTTAATTAAATCTCCGGTAGACCAAGACGGAGCTTTTGCGCTGACTGTGGCGGGGGCTTACTGGATAAAGATTATCCAACGTATGCTGATGGCTTGCCTGACCCCGATGCATGCTGAGTCCAGCAATGGATATCCAGGTGGACACCGCGGTGGCGCTCATGGACATCCCGGCGGTGGCCATCCGCAGGGAAATCGCCCTGCCGGATCAGGGGCAGGCGTCGGACAGCACTCCAGTCATGCCGGGACACGCGGGTAG
- a CDS encoding OPT family oligopeptide transporter, producing MAPAPERQLTVRAIVTGFVLGALLAPCNIYTGLRIGFSFNMSIAAALLSYAWWNGLHRFGAAKHWGLLENNINQTAASSAASILSAGLVAPIPALTLITGHEMSYPVLALWVFTVSFAGIACALAVRRQMLEREGLPFPNGVATAETITEIYARGREAASRVRALLGAGVLSGGIFLYGAFIKTLPNLGPPANWGFKAPANVAAQGVERVSWRALGVELQPSLLLLGFGAIVGPRVGVSLLLGTLIAWMALPEQLLARGWAQPALGGLSWYEVMLEWLLWPGVSLMVAGALTSFALSMVKIFKAKLARRRGRYVDTDPETSAADEAANAPGGARYFSKKWFMVMVAVAFVSCVVAQQWIFNIPLWLGTVAFGLSFLLAVVAARVSGETGIPPIGALGKITQVTFGFLSPANTTVNLMTANVTGGAAGQCSDLLHDLKTGKLIGASLRAQIVAQMFGILAGSLAGCAAYLILIPNPQEMLLTEDWPAPAVATWKAVAEVLAEGLDTIPDGCGPAVVVAVVIGVVLACLESLLPPRHRHWVPSASSLGFAFIIPPFISLGIFIGSMLRVIAERFWKHWSAKYLIVLAAGLVAGESLAGVVQAVISFFKAGL from the coding sequence ATGGCCCCGGCTCCGGAAAGACAACTGACCGTCCGCGCGATCGTTACCGGCTTTGTGTTGGGAGCGCTGCTTGCCCCGTGTAACATTTATACCGGCCTGCGTATCGGCTTTTCGTTTAACATGTCCATCGCCGCCGCGTTGTTGAGCTACGCGTGGTGGAACGGCCTGCACCGCTTCGGTGCGGCGAAGCACTGGGGCTTGCTGGAGAACAATATCAACCAGACAGCAGCGTCTTCGGCGGCCTCGATTTTGTCCGCCGGGCTGGTCGCGCCCATCCCGGCGCTGACGCTTATCACGGGGCATGAAATGTCCTACCCGGTGCTGGCTTTGTGGGTGTTTACGGTGAGCTTCGCCGGAATCGCCTGCGCGCTGGCAGTGCGCCGCCAGATGCTGGAGCGCGAGGGCTTGCCGTTCCCCAATGGCGTGGCCACGGCCGAGACGATCACCGAAATCTACGCGCGGGGGCGGGAGGCTGCTTCCCGCGTGCGGGCGCTGCTCGGGGCCGGGGTGCTTTCGGGAGGGATCTTTCTTTATGGGGCGTTTATCAAGACGCTGCCGAATCTCGGCCCGCCGGCGAACTGGGGCTTCAAGGCTCCGGCTAATGTCGCCGCGCAGGGTGTCGAGCGGGTGAGCTGGCGCGCGCTCGGCGTTGAGTTGCAACCCTCGCTCCTGCTGCTGGGGTTCGGGGCCATCGTGGGGCCGCGCGTGGGGGTGTCGCTTCTGCTCGGGACGTTGATCGCGTGGATGGCGTTGCCGGAGCAGTTGCTGGCGCGTGGCTGGGCGCAACCGGCACTCGGCGGGCTGAGTTGGTACGAGGTCATGCTGGAGTGGTTGCTGTGGCCGGGGGTGAGCCTGATGGTCGCCGGGGCGCTGACTTCGTTCGCTCTGTCGATGGTGAAAATTTTCAAAGCAAAGCTCGCCCGCCGGCGTGGCCGCTACGTGGACACCGACCCGGAAACAAGCGCCGCCGACGAGGCCGCGAATGCGCCCGGCGGTGCGCGGTATTTTTCCAAAAAATGGTTCATGGTCATGGTGGCGGTGGCGTTCGTTTCTTGCGTGGTGGCGCAGCAGTGGATTTTTAATATCCCGCTGTGGCTGGGGACGGTGGCTTTCGGGCTGTCGTTCCTGCTGGCAGTGGTGGCGGCCCGCGTCTCGGGGGAGACGGGCATCCCACCCATTGGCGCGCTGGGCAAGATCACGCAGGTGACCTTCGGCTTTCTGTCTCCGGCCAATACCACGGTCAACCTCATGACCGCGAACGTCACCGGCGGGGCTGCCGGGCAGTGCTCCGACCTGCTGCACGACCTCAAGACGGGTAAACTCATCGGTGCGAGCCTGCGGGCGCAGATCGTGGCGCAGATGTTCGGTATCCTCGCCGGTTCGCTGGCGGGCTGCGCCGCCTACCTCATCCTGATCCCCAACCCGCAGGAGATGCTCTTGACCGAGGACTGGCCCGCGCCCGCTGTGGCCACCTGGAAGGCCGTGGCCGAAGTCCTGGCAGAGGGGCTGGACACGATCCCGGACGGCTGCGGTCCGGCGGTGGTGGTCGCCGTGGTGATCGGCGTCGTGCTGGCCTGTCTGGAGTCGCTGTTGCCGCCACGGCACCGTCACTGGGTGCCGAGCGCGTCGAGCCTGGGCTTCGCGTTTATCATTCCGCCTTTTATCAGCCTGGGGATTTTTATCGGCTCGATGCTGCGCGTGATCGCCGAGCGCTTCTGGAAGCACTGGAGCGCGAAGTACCTGATCGTCCTCGCCGCCGGGCTGGTGGCTGGTGAGAGCCTGGCCGGGGTGGTGCAGGCGGTGATCAGTTTTTTCAAGGCCGGCCTATAG